From the Candidatus Krumholzibacteriota bacterium genome, one window contains:
- a CDS encoding YchF/TatD family DNA exonuclease — MLIDSHAHLNMSEFRDDFGEVMERAGKAGIGEILNVGYDPSSIDATIALAEKYPGIYAAAGIHPHHATDWSPSLEEKIKPLLLKKKVLAVGEIGLDYYRDLSPRDVQQDVLRRQIGLALRFSKPIVIHCRDAFEDLVRILEEEGASRAGGIFHAFSGGPDELAKILELGFIVGIGGPLTYKNSKLPDIVERLPSSGFVLETDCPYLTPVPYRGKRNEPAYVKIIAEKFAGLRSVGVSDIERAAEVNYRRLMHGERDLPASVAYSIGDRLYINPTSSCTNSCLFCSREQPGKTLYGYNLDLAVDPSPADMTAAAGKYLDEGKFKEIVFCGYGEPATRVKEIVEVASMVKRAGLPVRLNTNGQGNMINRRDIIPELEESFSSVSISLNAPDRDSYLRLCRPDAGGKAFDAVLDFIRKAAASRIDTIVTVLDYPGVDIGEARKLVGKIKGAEFKIRKYHIAPASGIF; from the coding sequence ATGCTGATTGATTCTCACGCTCATCTCAATATGTCCGAGTTCAGGGACGACTTCGGTGAAGTGATGGAAAGAGCCGGGAAGGCCGGGATAGGGGAGATCCTCAACGTTGGATATGATCCTTCCTCTATCGACGCCACGATCGCGCTGGCGGAAAAATATCCGGGAATATACGCTGCCGCGGGCATACATCCTCATCACGCGACCGACTGGTCTCCCTCTCTCGAGGAAAAGATCAAACCTCTTCTTCTCAAAAAGAAAGTCCTCGCCGTGGGGGAGATCGGCCTCGATTACTACAGGGACCTTTCCCCGAGAGATGTCCAGCAGGATGTGTTGAGAAGGCAGATCGGGCTGGCGCTGCGGTTTTCGAAACCGATAGTCATCCATTGCAGGGACGCTTTCGAGGATCTTGTAAGGATACTTGAGGAAGAGGGCGCTTCGCGAGCGGGTGGGATATTCCACGCGTTCTCGGGAGGGCCTGACGAACTGGCAAAGATACTTGAACTCGGGTTTATTGTGGGAATAGGCGGACCGCTGACGTACAAGAATTCGAAGCTTCCCGATATCGTCGAGAGGCTCCCTTCCTCTGGATTCGTCCTCGAAACGGATTGTCCCTACCTTACGCCCGTCCCGTACAGGGGAAAAAGGAACGAACCGGCCTACGTAAAGATCATCGCCGAAAAATTCGCCGGGCTCAGGAGCGTGGGGGTCTCCGACATCGAACGGGCCGCGGAGGTGAACTATCGCAGACTGATGCATGGAGAGCGAGATCTGCCTGCAAGCGTGGCGTATTCGATCGGCGACAGGCTCTATATAAATCCAACTTCAAGCTGCACGAACAGCTGTCTCTTCTGCTCACGCGAACAGCCGGGGAAGACACTATACGGTTACAACCTCGATCTCGCCGTCGATCCTTCGCCCGCGGATATGACAGCGGCAGCGGGGAAGTATCTTGACGAAGGAAAATTCAAAGAGATCGTCTTCTGCGGTTACGGGGAACCTGCGACGAGAGTGAAGGAGATCGTGGAGGTCGCAAGCATGGTGAAAAGGGCCGGTCTTCCGGTCAGGCTCAATACGAACGGGCAGGGAAACATGATAAACCGGCGCGATATAATCCCCGAACTTGAAGAGAGTTTCTCGTCGGTATCGATAAGCCTCAATGCTCCCGACAGGGATTCGTATCTGAGGCTCTGCAGGCCCGACGCCGGTGGAAAAGCCTTCGACGCGGTCCTTGATTTTATTCGAAAGGCGGCTGCTTCAAGGATTGATACTATCGTGACGGTCCTTGATTACCCGGGGGTAGATATCGGGGAAGCGCGAAAACTGGTCGGAAAGATAAAGGGCGCGGAGTTTAAAATTCGAAAATACCACATAGCTCCCGCTTCGGGAATATTCTGA
- the metG gene encoding methionine--tRNA ligase: protein MSKKRFYITTAIDYVNQKPHLGTAYEKIGADCMARYKRLCGFETHFVMGNDEHSTNVEREARKRDMEPLDYCRIMSEEFTGTWKKLNISYDDFIHTTEKRHEKAVSCLFTRIHENGYIYKGKYEGLYCESCEEFISEKDLVDGLCPSHKQAPKSISEENYFFALSKFEKPLLDHIEKNPGFIRPKTRANEVLNVIKSGLHDVSISRAGVAWGIPLPIDPGHVVYVWFDALTNYISALDYGGEESGAFEKYWPADFHVIGKDITRFHCVIWPSMLMAAGVELPKSVFAHGFISLAGEKMSKSRGNILDPAKMAAVFGADPLRYLLMREVPFDKDGDISVDILVNRYNADLANELGNLSSRTLAMISKYLGGNIDEAPFDSRNDLYEDLATALDGYRENMENLEFSRALGAFWTVIQRANRYIEEKSPWVLAKDESKKEELKAVFRELLAVLRSSAVVLSPFMPERMKELSGQLGQDGLSLDDLPPKSCAAVKISQPSPLFPRIQEDPEDIFKD, encoded by the coding sequence ATGAGTAAAAAGAGGTTCTATATCACGACTGCGATCGACTACGTGAACCAGAAACCCCACCTTGGGACGGCGTATGAAAAGATCGGGGCCGATTGTATGGCAAGGTACAAAAGGCTCTGCGGGTTCGAGACGCATTTTGTGATGGGCAACGACGAGCACAGCACAAATGTCGAACGCGAAGCTCGAAAAAGAGATATGGAACCGCTCGATTATTGCAGGATCATGTCGGAAGAATTCACCGGGACCTGGAAAAAACTGAATATCTCGTACGACGATTTCATACATACGACGGAGAAGCGGCACGAAAAGGCAGTCAGCTGCCTGTTCACCAGGATCCACGAGAATGGATATATCTATAAGGGAAAATACGAAGGACTCTACTGCGAATCGTGCGAGGAATTCATCAGCGAGAAAGACCTGGTCGACGGGCTATGCCCCAGCCACAAGCAGGCGCCGAAAAGTATCAGCGAGGAGAACTATTTCTTCGCCCTGTCTAAATTCGAGAAACCGCTTCTCGATCATATCGAGAAGAATCCAGGTTTCATCAGGCCGAAGACGAGGGCGAACGAAGTGCTTAACGTGATAAAGAGCGGACTTCATGACGTCTCGATATCAAGAGCGGGAGTAGCGTGGGGGATCCCTCTCCCGATCGATCCCGGTCATGTCGTCTATGTATGGTTCGACGCTCTGACCAACTATATCTCAGCTCTCGATTACGGCGGGGAAGAAAGCGGCGCATTCGAAAAGTACTGGCCCGCCGATTTTCATGTGATCGGCAAGGATATAACAAGGTTCCACTGCGTAATATGGCCCTCGATGCTTATGGCCGCGGGAGTAGAACTGCCGAAAAGCGTCTTTGCTCACGGATTCATATCGCTCGCCGGGGAGAAGATGAGCAAATCGCGGGGAAATATTCTGGATCCGGCAAAGATGGCGGCAGTCTTCGGAGCTGATCCTCTCCGGTATCTTCTCATGAGGGAAGTCCCGTTCGACAAGGACGGGGATATATCTGTCGATATTTTGGTAAACAGATATAATGCCGACCTGGCGAACGAACTCGGGAATCTTTCCAGCAGGACCCTCGCGATGATCTCGAAATATCTTGGCGGGAATATCGACGAGGCGCCTTTCGATTCGCGCAACGATCTTTACGAAGATCTTGCCACCGCTCTCGATGGATACCGGGAGAATATGGAAAACCTTGAATTCTCCAGGGCGCTAGGGGCTTTCTGGACTGTCATACAGAGAGCGAACAGGTATATAGAGGAAAAAAGCCCATGGGTTCTGGCGAAAGACGAATCAAAAAAGGAGGAGTTGAAAGCGGTTTTCAGGGAACTGCTTGCCGTGCTCAGGAGCTCGGCCGTCGTCCTTTCCCCCTTTATGCCGGAGCGCATGAAAGAGCTGTCAGGGCAGCTCGGTCAGGATGGCCTTTCGCTGGACGATCTTCCTCCGAAAAGCTGCGCGGCGGTAAAGATAAGTCAGCCCTCCCCTCTTTTTCCGAGAATACAGGAAGATCCGGAAGATATTTTCAAGGATTGA
- a CDS encoding stage 0 sporulation family protein, which translates to MEIVEIQFKAQRKEYFKNSRALYLRKGNYCIVQADRGEDMGLIISLAQVHARDIPVNAKEVVRHATDKDLEMMKEVREKEKEALSICQEKAESHKLDMKLVDVEYQFDGNKITFYFTSDGRIDFRELVKDLASVFRTRIDLRQIGVRDEARRFDGMGMCGRRLCCSTFLKDFEPVTLKMAKDQNLPLTPAKISGACGRLMCCLAYELSDYMELMKDIPKVGSKIKCFGSRHRLDKINLFNETISLTDEDANTIEISLDKFREELGICEIEEEPEDEIIDEEELLKKFKDEDLDE; encoded by the coding sequence ATGGAAATCGTAGAGATCCAGTTCAAAGCTCAAAGAAAAGAATATTTCAAAAACTCAAGAGCCCTTTATCTCAGAAAAGGTAACTATTGCATAGTTCAGGCTGACCGCGGTGAAGATATGGGTCTTATAATCTCGCTCGCGCAGGTACATGCCAGGGATATCCCGGTAAACGCGAAAGAAGTCGTCCGGCACGCTACCGATAAAGATCTCGAGATGATGAAAGAGGTGAGGGAGAAGGAAAAGGAAGCTCTCTCGATATGCCAGGAAAAAGCGGAAAGCCATAAACTCGACATGAAACTCGTCGACGTTGAGTACCAGTTCGACGGAAACAAGATCACCTTCTACTTTACTTCGGACGGCAGGATCGATTTCAGGGAACTCGTCAAGGACCTCGCCTCTGTTTTCAGGACGAGGATCGATCTGCGGCAGATCGGCGTAAGGGACGAAGCGCGAAGATTCGACGGCATGGGGATGTGCGGCCGCAGGCTGTGCTGCTCGACTTTTCTCAAGGACTTCGAACCGGTGACGCTCAAAATGGCGAAAGATCAGAACCTGCCGCTGACACCGGCAAAGATATCCGGCGCCTGCGGGAGGCTCATGTGCTGCCTCGCGTACGAACTGTCTGATTATATGGAACTGATGAAGGACATCCCGAAAGTCGGGAGCAAGATAAAATGTTTCGGATCGAGACACAGGCTGGACAAGATCAACCTGTTCAACGAGACGATCTCTCTTACTGACGAGGATGCCAATACGATAGAGATATCTCTTGATAAATTCAGGGAAGAACTCGGGATATGCGAGATCGAGGAAGAACCCGAGGATGAGATCATTGACGAGGAAGAACTGCTCAAGAAATTCAAGGATGAAGATCTTGACGAATGA
- a CDS encoding DNA polymerase III subunit, with the protein MIDILGAASLIAKGQQRQAEIISTMLETGKIPSSLLFTGPEGSGKELAAFSLASRLNCLAPDRCPAERCPACLKAGRLEYPDLHLVYPLPSGPVEKTLPVIIESRRENFFEKGEFGSKARSIGIDIIRMLVETLSKHPFEGKYSPVILFEAHMATIEAQNAFLKLLEEPPSSAVLILVTEFPERLLPTILSRCQEIRFDHLPESTTAKFLEKFYSVEKKEAGELALRAGGNLRRGTDFLDERFLRLRNDAVQALKLVIEGKARQIPGEAEVMADEYTREETAALLKEMTSLLRQVLLFNAGALPPREAVALGKELGKDLIDIAAGRDISADIRKVNLASQGLRRNIDVELMWDQLLLDLAGKWY; encoded by the coding sequence GTGATCGATATCCTTGGTGCAGCTTCGCTGATCGCGAAAGGTCAGCAAAGGCAGGCGGAGATAATATCAACGATGCTTGAGACGGGAAAGATCCCGTCTTCGCTTCTCTTTACCGGACCGGAAGGTTCCGGAAAAGAACTTGCCGCCTTTTCCCTCGCGTCGAGACTCAACTGCCTCGCGCCGGACAGGTGCCCCGCAGAAAGATGCCCGGCATGCCTGAAAGCGGGAAGGCTGGAGTATCCCGATCTCCATCTTGTCTATCCGCTTCCGTCCGGACCGGTCGAGAAGACCCTTCCGGTGATCATCGAAAGCAGAAGGGAGAATTTTTTCGAAAAGGGAGAGTTCGGAAGCAAGGCGAGGAGCATCGGGATCGATATTATAAGGATGCTTGTCGAGACGCTGTCGAAACATCCTTTCGAGGGAAAATATTCTCCGGTAATACTTTTTGAGGCGCACATGGCGACAATCGAGGCGCAAAATGCTTTTCTCAAGCTTCTGGAAGAGCCTCCTTCGTCGGCCGTTCTTATTCTGGTGACCGAATTTCCCGAACGGCTTCTTCCGACGATCCTTTCCAGGTGCCAGGAGATCAGATTCGATCACCTTCCGGAGAGCACGACGGCGAAGTTTCTTGAAAAATTCTATTCTGTCGAAAAGAAAGAGGCGGGAGAACTGGCTCTGCGGGCTGGTGGAAATCTTCGCCGGGGGACTGATTTTCTTGACGAAAGGTTTCTGAGGCTTCGAAATGACGCCGTCCAGGCGCTGAAGCTCGTCATTGAAGGCAAGGCGCGCCAGATTCCTGGCGAGGCGGAGGTCATGGCCGATGAATATACGCGCGAAGAAACCGCCGCGCTTCTGAAAGAAATGACATCCCTTCTGCGGCAGGTACTGCTTTTCAACGCCGGGGCTCTTCCGCCGCGCGAAGCAGTGGCGCTGGGGAAGGAATTGGGAAAAGACTTGATCGATATTGCCGCGGGAAGGGATATCAGTGCCGACATCAGAAAAGTGAATCTGGCCTCGCAGGGATTGAGAAGGAACATCGACGTCGAACTTATGTGGGACCAACTCCTCCTTGATTTGGCAGGGAAGTGGTATTAG
- a CDS encoding peptidoglycan DD-metalloendopeptidase family protein, whose product MRYLAKIIICHLALAAALLVEPGHAQENDLSGKITKKENELQDLRSQIEQQRKKIKDLEKREKNESEYLKKLREEAALTGKLLDGLEEKKAMLEESSESLRVDLEMNEQIYWQRREVLSRRLREIYKNGPRHTWAEILEAENFADLLQRYKFISLIAERDADLVEDVRKRREEIREQESQITQVLFEVSISSKEKREELGKLRQNEKKQKDIVGKIQSDKKGYEKKVAELAEAEKKMQNFIEELEKARIEQAQAWGEYGEKDFASLKGRLSRPVTGNIVKRFGRFKHPEFGTVTYNTGIDIETRPGEPVLAVGRGRVDFSGVLPGYGNCIILNHGDGYYTLYAHIAEIFARQGTQVERGGLIAETLGPGDVAKSALHFEIRKSKKALDPGEWLEKGGK is encoded by the coding sequence ATGAGATACCTTGCAAAAATAATCATCTGCCACCTTGCACTCGCGGCGGCGCTTCTCGTGGAGCCGGGGCACGCCCAGGAAAACGATCTGAGTGGAAAGATAACAAAGAAAGAAAACGAATTGCAGGACCTTCGCAGCCAGATCGAACAGCAGAGAAAGAAGATAAAAGATCTTGAGAAACGGGAAAAAAACGAATCGGAATATCTGAAAAAACTCAGGGAAGAAGCCGCGCTGACCGGTAAGCTCCTCGATGGGCTCGAAGAGAAAAAGGCGATGCTTGAAGAAAGCTCGGAAAGCCTCAGGGTCGACCTCGAAATGAACGAACAGATATACTGGCAAAGGCGGGAAGTCCTTTCCAGGCGGTTGAGAGAGATATATAAAAACGGGCCGAGGCACACGTGGGCGGAGATCCTCGAAGCGGAGAATTTTGCCGATCTGCTTCAAAGATATAAATTTATCTCGCTGATCGCCGAAAGGGATGCCGACCTGGTCGAGGACGTCAGGAAACGCAGGGAAGAGATCAGGGAGCAGGAATCGCAGATTACCCAGGTCCTTTTTGAAGTCTCGATATCCAGCAAAGAAAAAAGGGAAGAACTCGGGAAACTGAGACAGAATGAGAAAAAACAGAAAGATATCGTCGGGAAAATACAATCTGACAAAAAGGGATACGAGAAAAAAGTCGCCGAGCTTGCCGAAGCCGAGAAGAAGATGCAGAATTTCATAGAGGAACTTGAAAAGGCAAGGATCGAACAGGCCCAGGCATGGGGGGAATACGGGGAAAAGGATTTTGCCTCGTTAAAGGGCAGGTTGAGCAGGCCGGTAACGGGAAATATTGTAAAGAGGTTCGGCAGGTTCAAGCATCCTGAATTCGGGACGGTCACCTATAATACCGGGATAGACATTGAGACAAGGCCGGGTGAGCCGGTCCTGGCGGTCGGAAGGGGGCGTGTGGATTTTTCAGGTGTCCTGCCCGGATATGGAAACTGCATAATACTAAATCACGGCGACGGCTATTATACTCTTTACGCGCATATAGCCGAGATCTTCGCCAGACAGGGGACGCAGGTCGAGAGGGGAGGGTTGATCGCCGAGACTCTCGGACCGGGAGATGTGGCGAAAAGCGCGCTGCATTTCGAGATAAGAAAATCAAAAAAGGCGCTTGATCCGGGAGAATGGCTTGAGAAAGGGGGAAAGTGA
- a CDS encoding ABC transporter permease, with the protein MKINEFRYILDESVSMLWRRKTANLISVIIMGLSLLILVVFLMVTLNIAGFIDKTSKETRMYVYLDEGLDEERSREIQVKLLSETGVEEVVFISREEALVDFRETLGEGNELLDALDSNPLPDAYRLKLKEGYVSSGMMDAIAGRIAAWEGVEEVRFGKRWFEKGERLVRSFYIIDLVLGLIVFLSVIFVISNTVRLTIFNSRATIDILKLVGATNRYIEIPFIIEGALQGIVSSILAVGLLGVIHAFASRYIHDLVFIRLDAIALFVFLCALLGAVGSYAALRRFLRS; encoded by the coding sequence ATGAAGATAAACGAATTCAGGTACATACTCGACGAATCAGTCAGCATGCTCTGGAGACGCAAGACTGCGAATCTGATCTCAGTGATCATCATGGGGCTGTCTCTGCTGATACTGGTCGTTTTTCTGATGGTGACCCTCAATATCGCCGGTTTCATAGACAAAACAAGCAAAGAGACGAGGATGTACGTTTATCTCGACGAGGGTCTTGACGAAGAACGGTCCAGGGAGATCCAGGTGAAATTGTTATCGGAGACAGGCGTCGAGGAAGTCGTCTTTATCTCCAGGGAGGAAGCGCTCGTAGATTTTCGGGAGACTCTCGGAGAAGGGAACGAGCTTCTCGATGCCCTTGACTCCAACCCGCTGCCTGACGCATACAGGCTCAAGCTGAAGGAAGGGTATGTAAGTAGTGGTATGATGGACGCGATTGCCGGAAGGATCGCCGCCTGGGAAGGAGTCGAAGAAGTAAGGTTCGGAAAGCGGTGGTTCGAAAAGGGCGAGAGGCTGGTGAGAAGCTTTTACATAATAGACCTTGTCCTTGGCCTTATAGTCTTTCTTTCCGTGATATTCGTGATTTCGAATACTGTCAGGTTGACGATATTCAACAGCAGGGCAACGATAGATATCCTCAAGCTCGTCGGGGCGACAAACAGATATATTGAGATCCCCTTCATAATAGAGGGGGCTTTGCAGGGAATCGTATCTTCGATCCTGGCCGTGGGGCTGCTCGGAGTCATCCACGCGTTTGCCAGTCGATATATCCATGACCTCGTCTTTATTCGACTGGACGCTATAGCGCTCTTCGTCTTTCTCTGCGCCCTGCTCGGCGCGGTAGGAAGTTATGCCGCCCTGAGGAGATTTTTAAGATCATAA
- a CDS encoding ATP-binding cassette domain-containing protein, which yields MTQEKRIIAGVYHLSKDLGRHFSLTDVNLQISNGEIVFLVGPSGAGKSTLLKMLYMDDIPASGEVVVGPYVSSRMKRKTIPDLRRRMGIIFQDFRLLDDRTVFENIALAMKVTGLRMGEIKRQMTDILTRVGLYHKRYEYPRTLSGGEQQRVAIARAVANRPSILLADEPTGNLDPVATKNILELLFKINAGGTAVLMATHDINLVRSFGQRIIYLENGTIVRDSEKIYIGDIRDRIDESSVSESAERLSGHEITGGDEE from the coding sequence ATGACGCAGGAAAAAAGGATAATCGCGGGGGTCTATCACCTTTCAAAGGATCTGGGCAGGCATTTCAGCCTGACAGACGTCAATCTCCAGATCTCGAATGGAGAGATCGTCTTTCTTGTCGGTCCGAGCGGCGCCGGAAAGAGCACACTCCTGAAGATGCTGTATATGGATGATATTCCCGCCTCGGGAGAAGTCGTCGTTGGCCCGTACGTCTCATCGAGGATGAAAAGAAAGACAATCCCGGACCTTCGACGAAGAATGGGGATCATCTTTCAGGATTTCCGGCTCCTGGACGATCGCACGGTCTTTGAGAATATAGCGCTGGCGATGAAGGTGACAGGTCTGCGGATGGGTGAGATCAAGCGCCAGATGACTGACATTCTCACGCGGGTAGGACTTTATCACAAACGGTACGAATATCCCCGGACTCTATCCGGTGGAGAACAGCAGCGAGTGGCGATAGCAAGGGCCGTGGCGAACAGACCGTCGATCCTTCTCGCCGACGAACCGACCGGAAATCTCGATCCTGTCGCGACAAAGAATATACTTGAGCTTCTGTTTAAAATAAATGCCGGCGGCACTGCCGTCCTGATGGCTACTCATGACATAAACCTTGTCAGAAGTTTCGGACAGAGGATCATATATCTTGAAAACGGCACGATAGTAAGGGACAGCGAAAAAATCTATATAGGTGACATCAGAGACAGGATAGACGAATCAAGCGTCAGCGAAAGCGCCGAAAGACTTTCGGGGCATGAAATAACCGGCGGGGACGAAGAATGA
- the pdxA gene encoding 4-hydroxythreonine-4-phosphate dehydrogenase PdxA has translation MKETVEAGMRETRRRIALTIGDPAGIGPEIVTTLLGRGRLDRSDLWIIGSLGPMNKELGEEVSVAAEAVTAEEALSGKRPVAFPAFIDLTGGLDVEQGCPSAESGLISGRSVELAINMAKQGLIDGIVTGPASKEALHLGGYHYNGHTAMLSELMDAPDCQMLMVSGKLRILILTRDIPLAGVSAQITEDLIITGVRVTRDSLVRDFGIKAPVIRVAALNPHAGDGGINGREEIDIIAPAIEKLRAEGIDADGPVPADTLFCSRENKKADAFIALYHDQGMIPFKINGFTGGVNMTIGLPIIRTSVCHGTAYDIAGKSVASTGSLEAALTLAEQCLSKRKEKTGV, from the coding sequence TTGAAGGAGACAGTGGAGGCTGGAATGCGTGAGACAAGGCGGAGGATCGCGCTCACGATCGGCGACCCGGCGGGAATAGGTCCCGAGATCGTCACGACATTACTCGGAAGGGGCCGGCTGGACCGATCGGATCTATGGATCATAGGTAGTCTCGGGCCGATGAACAAGGAACTCGGAGAGGAAGTGTCGGTCGCGGCAGAGGCGGTTACGGCGGAAGAGGCTCTTTCGGGAAAGAGACCGGTGGCATTTCCCGCGTTCATCGATCTTACCGGGGGTCTTGACGTCGAACAGGGATGTCCCTCCGCTGAAAGCGGCCTGATCTCGGGCCGTTCGGTCGAACTGGCGATAAATATGGCGAAACAGGGACTCATCGATGGGATAGTGACGGGTCCGGCATCGAAAGAAGCGCTTCATCTCGGGGGCTATCATTATAACGGCCATACGGCGATGTTGTCGGAATTGATGGACGCGCCCGATTGCCAGATGCTGATGGTCTCGGGAAAGCTGAGGATACTGATATTGACGAGAGATATTCCTCTCGCCGGCGTCTCCGCTCAGATAACGGAAGATCTCATAATTACGGGAGTGAGGGTCACGAGGGATTCCCTTGTCAGGGATTTCGGGATTAAGGCCCCCGTGATCAGGGTCGCCGCGCTCAATCCGCATGCCGGCGATGGAGGGATAAACGGAAGGGAAGAGATCGATATAATAGCGCCTGCCATTGAAAAGTTAAGGGCCGAAGGGATAGACGCGGACGGCCCCGTCCCCGCCGACACTCTTTTCTGTTCCCGGGAGAATAAAAAAGCAGACGCTTTTATCGCCCTTTATCATGATCAGGGCATGATACCTTTCAAGATCAACGGATTCACCGGCGGAGTTAATATGACGATAGGGCTTCCGATTATCAGGACTTCGGTCTGTCACGGAACAGCCTACGATATCGCGGGAAAGTCTGTCGCCTCGACCGGAAGCCTCGAAGCGGCTCTCACTCTTGCCGAGCAGTGTCTCTCGAAGAGGAAGGAAAAAACAGGGGTCTGA
- a CDS encoding peptidylprolyl isomerase, translating into MKGLKRVVFAAFFVALSAALSLPAEGEEKDREVIDRVVAIVQDRALLASDIEMEYQQLLMQLQKTSLPASEEKQKREEILDGLVSHLLLVVHAEKLGIEVAEERIESEVDRILNENIRAIGGRDALDVELAKAGITLEQLESQWREKIRANALIESLKYREGLMNEKVTEDDIRKYYREHYNEFEKRPGTVSLAQILIYMKAEKSAEEAAMAKIAEIQKRLEEGADFAETAKSFSEGPSAKYGGSLGFLKLEDLDNPRFEEAVRKLTVSEVSGPVMTEHGIHLIKLEEVSGDEIKLRHILIKIDTDVDATRAMAEKIREDIINGADFAEMARLYSEDWSTKEDGGNIGEIAVNRLPAFFLESIQGLKAGEIAPLVEEEKGFRIIKVNGWTEERPFNLDEARERIRDLIQRESFMKTFEDYVANLKEIYHVDIKSEEER; encoded by the coding sequence GTGAAGGGATTGAAGAGAGTCGTTTTCGCGGCATTTTTCGTTGCGTTGTCAGCCGCGTTGTCATTGCCGGCCGAAGGGGAAGAAAAAGATCGGGAAGTCATCGACAGGGTCGTCGCTATAGTCCAGGACAGGGCTTTGCTTGCAAGTGACATAGAGATGGAATACCAGCAGCTGCTCATGCAGCTTCAGAAGACAAGCCTGCCGGCTTCCGAGGAAAAACAGAAAAGGGAGGAGATCCTTGACGGACTGGTGTCACATCTTCTTCTGGTCGTGCACGCCGAAAAGCTGGGGATCGAAGTGGCTGAGGAGAGGATTGAGTCCGAGGTCGACCGGATACTTAACGAGAATATTCGAGCGATAGGCGGCAGAGACGCGCTTGATGTCGAACTGGCGAAGGCGGGCATCACCCTTGAACAGCTTGAATCCCAGTGGAGGGAGAAGATCAGGGCGAATGCGTTGATAGAAAGCCTGAAATACCGTGAAGGGCTGATGAATGAAAAAGTGACGGAAGATGACATCCGGAAATATTACAGGGAGCATTATAACGAGTTCGAGAAGCGCCCCGGAACGGTCTCTCTTGCCCAGATACTTATCTATATGAAGGCCGAGAAAAGCGCGGAGGAAGCCGCGATGGCGAAGATCGCGGAAATACAGAAAAGGCTTGAGGAAGGAGCCGATTTCGCTGAAACGGCAAAATCATTTTCCGAGGGGCCAAGCGCCAAATACGGTGGAAGCCTGGGGTTTTTAAAACTCGAGGATCTCGACAATCCCCGGTTCGAGGAAGCGGTCCGGAAATTGACAGTCTCCGAGGTCAGCGGTCCCGTGATGACAGAGCATGGAATTCACCTGATAAAACTGGAAGAGGTCAGCGGCGATGAAATAAAATTGCGGCATATACTGATCAAGATAGATACCGATGTCGACGCGACGCGTGCCATGGCGGAAAAGATCAGGGAGGATATCATCAATGGCGCCGATTTTGCCGAGATGGCAAGGCTCTACTCTGAAGACTGGAGTACGAAAGAAGACGGCGGAAATATAGGAGAGATCGCCGTGAACAGGCTTCCCGCGTTTTTTCTTGAATCGATCCAGGGGCTGAAAGCGGGGGAGATAGCCCCTCTGGTCGAGGAGGAAAAGGGTTTCAGGATCATCAAGGTCAATGGATGGACCGAAGAGAGGCCGTTCAACCTTGATGAAGCGAGAGAAAGGATAAGGGATCTGATCCAGAGAGAGAGCTTTATGAAGACGTTCGAGGATTACGTGGCGAACCTCAAGGAAATATATCACGTCGACATAAAGAGCGAAGAGGAGCGATGA